A stretch of Halocalculus aciditolerans DNA encodes these proteins:
- a CDS encoding iron-sulfur cluster assembly scaffold protein, whose translation MSMGSDMYRQQILDHYKNPRNFGGLADPTFSHEGYNPSCGDEIEFDVELDDDETIANVSWEGDGCAISQASASLLSQELPGMTLDEVDDLDRDDVLDLLGVDVTPMRIKCAVLAEKVVQDGADIYRGEKELEQTKTEDDD comes from the coding sequence ATGAGCATGGGTTCGGACATGTACCGCCAGCAGATCCTTGACCACTACAAGAACCCCCGGAACTTCGGGGGGCTGGCGGACCCGACGTTCAGCCACGAGGGCTACAACCCCTCCTGTGGCGACGAGATCGAGTTCGACGTCGAACTCGACGACGACGAGACCATCGCGAACGTCTCCTGGGAGGGCGACGGCTGCGCCATCAGCCAGGCGTCCGCGAGCCTCCTCTCGCAGGAACTCCCCGGCATGACGCTCGACGAAGTCGACGACCTCGACCGCGATGACGTCCTCGACCTCCTCGGCGTCGACGTCACCCCGATGCGCATCAAGTGCGCCGTTCTCGCCGAGAAAGTCGTCCAGGACGGCGCGGACATCTACCGCGGCGAGAAAGAACTCGAACAGACGAAGACCGAAGACGACGACTGA
- a CDS encoding DUF429 domain-containing protein — translation MTYVGVDGCPDGWVAVAYGGESFVGGGFFESFAGVWESYPDAETVLVDTPIGLREGDGSPRACDTAARAYLGSPRGRSVFPPPVRETLQAEEYAEAKRIQEAETEGSLGRQAWAIADKIREVDEFLRADPAERVGVVREAHPEVCFAALRGGEATAYSKTGQPAAAFWERVDALETVDADVLRAVREVGESLDCAASNDDVLDAFALALTASPRTPETTTLPAEPDTDPSVEPGQNDTDPRGLPMEMVYAPEE, via the coding sequence ATGACTTACGTCGGCGTCGACGGGTGTCCGGACGGGTGGGTGGCGGTCGCGTACGGGGGCGAGTCGTTCGTCGGCGGCGGATTCTTCGAGTCGTTCGCGGGCGTCTGGGAGTCGTATCCGGACGCGGAGACGGTGCTGGTTGATACGCCGATTGGGCTTCGGGAGGGAGATGGGTCGCCGCGGGCGTGTGATACGGCGGCGCGGGCGTATCTCGGGTCGCCGCGCGGGCGGAGCGTGTTCCCGCCGCCGGTGCGGGAGACGCTGCAGGCCGAGGAGTACGCGGAGGCGAAGCGGATTCAGGAGGCGGAGACCGAGGGGAGTCTCGGCCGGCAGGCGTGGGCGATTGCGGACAAGATTCGGGAGGTGGACGAGTTCCTCCGAGCGGACCCCGCGGAGCGCGTGGGCGTCGTCCGGGAGGCGCACCCGGAGGTGTGTTTCGCGGCGCTCCGCGGGGGCGAGGCGACCGCGTACTCGAAGACGGGGCAGCCGGCGGCGGCGTTCTGGGAGCGCGTCGACGCGCTCGAAACCGTCGACGCGGACGTGCTCCGGGCCGTGCGAGAAGTCGGGGAATCGCTCGACTGCGCGGCGTCGAACGACGACGTCCTCGACGCGTTCGCGCTCGCGCTCACCGCGAGCCCGCGAACGCCGGAGACGACGACGCTTCCCGCGGAGCCCGACACTGACCCGTCTGTCGAACCGGGTCAGAACGACACTGACCCGCGTGGTCTCCCGATGGAGATGGTGTACGCGCCCGAGGAGTGA
- a CDS encoding magnesium transporter, with the protein MGVRDVAVDAYEEALPALLASMVGGLASGVVLSGMRAELQAVPGLLVLVPALLATRGNVYGSFGARLATGLHQGLVEPVFDIEDDRLRAATAAAMGNGLLASVYAAVGGFVILQLLARTVAPLPVLVGIAFLAGFLSGIALTAAVLVVVIVGFRRGYNPDTLVGPLVTTTGDVFGVAFLLLSVRVVLGVL; encoded by the coding sequence GCGAGCATGGTGGGCGGGCTCGCGTCGGGCGTCGTGCTGAGCGGGATGCGCGCGGAGCTGCAGGCGGTTCCGGGCCTCCTCGTGCTCGTGCCGGCGCTCCTGGCGACGCGGGGGAACGTCTACGGGTCGTTCGGCGCGCGGCTGGCGACGGGCCTCCATCAGGGGCTCGTGGAGCCGGTGTTCGACATCGAGGACGACCGCCTCCGCGCCGCCACGGCCGCCGCGATGGGGAACGGCCTGCTCGCGTCGGTCTACGCGGCTGTCGGCGGGTTCGTCATCCTTCAACTGCTCGCGCGGACCGTCGCGCCGCTCCCGGTGCTCGTCGGCATCGCGTTCCTCGCGGGCTTCCTCTCGGGTATCGCGCTCACCGCCGCCGTCCTCGTCGTCGTCATCGTCGGCTTCCGACGGGGGTACAACCCGGACACGCTCGTCGGCCCGCTCGTCACCACCACCGGCGACGTCTTCGGCGTCGCCTTCCTCCTCCTCTCCGTTCGCGTCGTCCTGGGGGTGCTTTAG
- a CDS encoding magnesium transporter — MPEEWTVEGITRAMLPVLIALTTVELLSGLVLGSFEATLYAHPTLLVLVPVTIGTAGNLGSILASRLSTAFHLGTLSFDHRDDDLAGNAVATVALAVSIFPLVGAGAWVLSLLTTGVELSLLTVVTVALTSGAALAVLAIVVTLLSTYAAYRFELDPDDVVIPIVTNTCDVLGVLVLFAVAQLLI, encoded by the coding sequence ATGCCGGAGGAGTGGACTGTCGAGGGCATCACGCGCGCGATGCTCCCCGTCCTCATCGCGCTCACGACGGTCGAACTCCTCTCCGGGCTCGTCCTCGGCTCCTTCGAGGCGACGCTCTACGCGCACCCGACCCTCCTCGTCCTCGTCCCCGTCACCATCGGCACGGCGGGGAACCTCGGGAGCATCCTCGCCTCCCGGCTCTCGACGGCGTTCCACCTCGGCACGCTCTCCTTCGACCACCGCGACGACGACCTCGCCGGGAACGCGGTCGCGACGGTCGCGCTCGCGGTGTCCATCTTCCCGCTCGTCGGCGCGGGCGCGTGGGTGCTCTCCCTCCTCACGACCGGCGTCGAACTCTCGCTCCTCACGGTCGTCACTGTCGCGCTCACCTCGGGCGCGGCGCTCGCCGTGCTCGCCATCGTCGTCACCCTCCTCTCGACGTACGCCGCCTACCGCTTCGAACTCGACCCCGACGACGTCGTCATCCCCATCGTCACGAACACCTGCGACGTCCTCGGCGTCCTCGTCCTCTTCGCCGTCGCTCAACTCCTCATCTGA
- a CDS encoding RNA-binding domain-containing protein, giving the protein MIYSVDVRVSAPVQPTEVEERVAAAVERLFPNADVERHGDRVTAETHEVEGFRERLFDQQILDTARGEFLSNADGEGFDFELKKQAAFEGVVNFAVGGESELGDIHVDVTVNEPSVEEFITYLAPETVDGKPTSE; this is encoded by the coding sequence ATGATTTACAGCGTCGACGTTCGCGTGTCCGCGCCGGTGCAGCCGACGGAGGTCGAAGAGCGCGTCGCGGCCGCCGTGGAGCGGTTGTTCCCGAACGCGGACGTGGAGCGCCACGGCGACCGCGTGACAGCAGAGACCCACGAGGTGGAGGGGTTCCGGGAGCGGCTCTTCGACCAGCAGATTCTCGACACGGCGCGCGGGGAGTTCCTCTCGAACGCCGACGGCGAGGGGTTCGACTTCGAGTTGAAGAAGCAGGCGGCGTTCGAGGGTGTCGTGAACTTCGCGGTCGGAGGCGAGTCCGAGCTCGGCGACATCCACGTCGACGTGACGGTGAACGAGCCGTCCGTGGAGGAGTTTATCACGTATCTCGCGCCGGAGACGGTGGACGGGAAGCCGACGAGCGAATAG
- a CDS encoding AAA family ATPase codes for MRVIGVVGLPGSGKSEAAAVAEDLGIPVVTMGDVIRAETRERGLDPAKDHGRVAQALREEGGPAAIADRSLPLIQEALAESETVLVDGIRSGAEVEVFEEAFGDDFLLVNVYAPFDLRRERITSRGRDVGEEGGGEGLEARDERERSFGMADAIEAADVTVENTGTLEDFQAEIHELLTESADSDGDAEADGDVETDGGAETDEPKGDGGEDGV; via the coding sequence ATGAGAGTCATCGGCGTCGTGGGGCTCCCGGGGAGCGGGAAGAGCGAGGCAGCGGCGGTGGCGGAGGACCTCGGGATTCCCGTGGTGACGATGGGTGACGTGATTCGCGCGGAGACGCGAGAGCGCGGGTTGGATCCGGCGAAGGACCACGGGCGGGTGGCGCAGGCGCTCCGCGAAGAGGGCGGGCCGGCGGCCATCGCGGACCGGTCGCTCCCGCTCATTCAGGAGGCTCTCGCGGAGTCGGAGACGGTGCTCGTCGACGGGATTCGGTCGGGCGCAGAGGTAGAAGTGTTCGAGGAGGCGTTCGGCGACGATTTCCTGCTCGTGAACGTCTACGCGCCGTTCGACCTGCGGCGAGAGCGCATCACGAGCCGGGGGCGCGACGTCGGCGAGGAGGGAGGAGGCGAAGGGCTAGAGGCCCGCGACGAGCGCGAGCGGTCGTTCGGGATGGCGGACGCCATCGAGGCGGCGGACGTGACCGTGGAGAACACGGGGACGCTCGAAGACTTTCAGGCGGAGATACACGAACTCCTCACCGAGAGCGCGGATTCCGACGGAGACGCGGAGGCCGACGGGGATGTGGAGACTGACGGAGGCGCGGAGACCGACGAGCCGAAGGGCGACGGGGGCGAAGACGGCGTATGA
- a CDS encoding YccF domain-containing protein, whose translation MAQRSLFVRLVWFLLVGWWATPIVVNFAWLLGVTVLGIPLAVKLINVVPTVLTLKEPRGFNRPDLQQPQRSLLARALYFLLVGWWLSFLWANVAAFLAVTIIGLPLAVWMFNRLPYVTSLYRFDG comes from the coding sequence ATGGCGCAGCGCTCCCTCTTCGTCCGACTCGTCTGGTTCCTCCTCGTCGGCTGGTGGGCCACCCCCATCGTCGTCAACTTCGCCTGGCTCCTCGGCGTCACCGTCCTCGGCATCCCCCTCGCGGTCAAACTCATCAACGTCGTCCCCACCGTCCTCACCCTCAAGGAGCCCCGCGGCTTCAACCGCCCCGACCTCCAACAGCCCCAGCGCTCGCTCCTCGCACGCGCCCTCTACTTCCTCCTCGTCGGCTGGTGGCTCTCCTTCCTCTGGGCGAACGTCGCCGCCTTCCTCGCCGTCACGATCATCGGCCTCCCCCTCGCCGTCTGGATGTTCAACCGCCTCCCCTACGTCACCAGCCTCTACCGCTTCGACGGCTAG
- a CDS encoding secondary thiamine-phosphate synthase enzyme YjbQ, with product MPEFTVETESHTGVVDVTGAVESAIPEDANGVATVFVRHTTAGVVVNEAESRLLKDVEAFVETLAPDAGWAHDESDGNADSHLRALVLGESVTVPVTDGALDVGTWQSVLLVECDGPRTRTVTVRVR from the coding sequence ATGCCCGAGTTCACGGTGGAAACGGAATCGCACACCGGCGTCGTCGACGTGACGGGCGCGGTCGAGAGCGCGATTCCCGAGGACGCGAACGGGGTGGCGACGGTGTTCGTCCGGCACACGACGGCGGGCGTCGTCGTCAACGAGGCCGAGTCGCGCTTGCTGAAGGACGTCGAGGCGTTCGTCGAGACGCTCGCGCCCGACGCGGGGTGGGCGCACGACGAGTCGGACGGGAACGCCGACAGCCATCTGCGCGCCCTCGTGCTCGGGGAGAGCGTCACTGTGCCGGTGACGGACGGCGCGCTCGACGTCGGGACGTGGCAGTCCGTCCTGCTCGTGGAGTGCGACGGCCCGCGGACGCGGACGGTGACAGTACGAGTCAGATGA